The DNA region GATGGGCGAGCGTCAGGGTTTGAGCATACCGGGGCCGGATACAGCGATCATTCAGGCGGCTTGGGATCAGCCCTATGCCATTCCCGATTACCGGGTGACGGGATACCGTGTGCCGGGGTTGGCACCGGTGAGTTCTTGGCGCTCGGTTGGTGCTTCGATCAACGGGTTTTTCCATGAAGGATTTCTTGATGAGCTGATCCATGCCGCCGGGGCCGATCCGATGGCGGAGCGCATTCGGCTTTGTTCGCACGAACCGTCGCGCAAGGTTCTGGAGGCCGTGGCCGAGATGAGCGGATGGTCAGGGCCGAACCCGCAAGAGGGTGTCGGGCGTGGCGTCGCGATGAGCCTTTCGTTCGGGGTGGCCTGCGCTGAAGTGGTCGAAGTTCGTGTGACTGAAGACGGGTTGAAGATCGAAAACGTCTGGGTTGCCGCAGAAGTGGGCCGCGTGGTCGATCCGATCAATTTTGACGGGCTGGTCAAGGGCGGTGTGGTGTTTGGGCTTGGCCACGCGATGCTGGGAGAGATCAGTTTTGCCGATGGCATGAGAGAACAGGAGAACTTTGACAGCTTCGAGGCGATGCGGATCAACCAATGCCCGCAGATCGAAGTGCGTGGCTTGGAAAATGGCGCGAAAATCCGCGGGATCGGCGAACCCCCGGTGCCGCCCGCCGCGCCCGCCCTGGCCAATGCGATCTTTGCCGCGACAGGCGAGCGTCTGCGCGAGATGCCGTTCTCTAAATTCGTCAGTTTCATCTGAGTTGAGCGCCGCTCCCTTTTCGGCGGCGCCCACCCACCCGCCCCGCCACCGAAAAGGGAGCGGTCAGCCTGCGCACTGATCGGTGTGTACTGAAGGGGCGAATCGGGGGCGTTTTTCCTAATGCGTTCCTGTGCGAGGTGGCGCGGGGATCGGATATTTATGGTCAGAGGAAGTTCTGGAGCGCCCTGCCTTTTCATCTTGCAAAAAATATCCACTTCCAGACCGTGGTTTATGCGCAGCCGTCACAGATCTTTGACTGCGGTTTCAATGCGCTGGCGCCGAGCGAAGCGAGGCGCCCCCGGGCGACACCGAAGGTGGCGCAAAACCTCTGCGCATTCGCGACAGTGCTTGAAGCCGCGCCGCGCCCGGCTTAGGCTCGGTTCATGATCTACAAGCTTCCGATCCGCGTTTATTATGAAGATACCGACATGGCCGGTATTGTCTATTATGCCAATTACTTGCGCTATATTGAGCGGGGCCGTAGCGAGTGGGTGCGCGAGGTGGGTCTTGATCAGAACGTCATGAAAGAGCGCGACGGGATTGTCTTTGCCGTGCGCCGGATCGAGGCGGATTACCTTGCTCCCGCAAAGCTTGATGATGAGTTGGTGGTCGAGACCTGGATCGAGAGCCTCAAGCCCGTGCGCATGGTCATGGGCCAGGAGGTCAAACGCGGCGATCAGGTGTTGTTTCGGGCCATGGTCACCGTGATCTGCATGACCACAGGCGGCAAGCCGGTGCGGTTGCCAAAGTGGCATGAACCGGGCTGAAATTGTGATCGGAAAGGCGGTTTTCCGCTTGGGCAAGACGCCACGATAGCGAAATCAAGCGGAAGTGAGGCCGATCTTGTTGGTTTTCCCCTTCAGATCGTCTAGTTTGCCTGTAAAGAAGGCCGAAAACGGTCACCGGCGACGATCCGGACAACAAGAAGAGCAGGCAGATGGAAACAGAAACACTTGCCCTGGTGCAGGAGATTGATTTCTCTTTATGGGCCCTATTCGCGCGCGCCACGATTACCGTAAAACTTGTGATGATCCTGCTGATTGTCGCTTCGTTCTGGTCGTGGTCGATCATTATTCAAAAGCTGATCAACTATCGCAAGGCCCATGCCGAGGCGGCCAAGTTCGACCGCGCCTTTTGGTCCGGCGAGCCGCTTGATCAGCTGTTCGAGCAGATCGGTGCCGACCCAAAGGGGCAATCCGAAAAGGTGTTTGCTGCGGGTATGATCGAGTGGCGGCGCTCGCATAAACCCGGAGGTGAGTTGATCGCGGGCGCGCAGGCGCGGATTGATCGCAGCATGGATGTGGCCATCGCCAAGCAAGCCGAAGGTTTGCAGCGCGGTCTGCCGGTGCTGGCCACCGTGGGGTCGACGGCGCCCTTTGTCGGCCTGTTCGGTACGGTTGTCGGGATCATGAACGCCTTTGTTGAAATCGCACAGCAGCAAAACACCAATCTTGCGGTTGTTGCGCCGGGGATTGCCGAGGCATTGCTGGCCACGGCGCTTGGCCTACTGGCTGCTATTCCGGCGGTGATCTTTTATAACAAGCTGAGCGCGGACAGTGATCGGATCATTGCCGGTTACGAGGCGTTTGCCGACGAGTTTGCCACCATTCTCAGCCGTCAGTTGGACAGTTGAGCCATGGGAGCAGGTGTTATCAAATCGAGCGGTGCCGGGGGCGGATCACGCCGCCGTCGCCGCGGTGGGCGCGCCACGCCGATGAGCGAGATCAACGTCACGCCCTTCGTTGATGTCATGCTGGTGCTGTTGATCATCTTCATGGTGGCGGCGCCGCTGATGACGGTGGGCGTGCCAGTGGAATTGCCGAAGACCGCGGCCAACGCGTTGCCGAGCGAAGCCGAAGAGCCGTTGACAGTGACGATCACCGCCGAGGGCGCGGTGATGGTGCAGCGCACCGAGGTTGCACGCGAGGAGTTGCTGGGCAAGCTCAGGGCGATTGCGGCGGAACGCGCCAGTGATCGTGTTTTCCTGCGCGCTGATGGGGCCGTGTCTTACGGCGAGGTGGTGCAGGTCATGGGCGCGCTCAATCGCGGCGGGTTCAGCAATATCGGCCTGGTGACGGACGCGGGCGGACCAGAGCTCAACGAGGGCGGAAACTGAGGCTCCGATGCAGCTGGGCCAGATCATATCGGGTGTGGGGCATGTGGGTCTCATCGGGTGGATGTTGTTTGGCGGCAACTTCCTGTCTGAACCCTTGCCGTTTGAGGTGACCGATGTGGCAGTGATCAGCACAGAGGATTTCGAGGCGATGCTGGCGACACAGGGCGCGCCGGAAACCGTGACCGAGGTGGCCATGCCCGAGGCACCTGCGCCTGATAGCCCGGCCGCACCGGATGTGAGCCAGAGCGAAGACACGCCGCCCGAGCAGAGCGAACCAGAGGTGGCCGAAACTCCAGAACCTGATATTACACCCGAGCCGGTGACACGCGCGCCCGAGCCTGCAGAGGTGCAGGATCGCCCGCCAGAAATTACGCCTCCACCAAGCGAGGACGTGGCTGTGTTGGTGCCACAGGAAAGCGCGCGACCCAAGGCGCGCCCCGCCGAGCGGGTGGCGCCAAAGCCGGTGGCCAAACCGCCTGAGCCGGATGCGCAGGTGGATCCCGTGGTGCGTCAGGAGGCCGACCAGAGCCAGACCAGCGAAACACCGCAACCCGATGAGAAGGCCACGGCGCCCCAAGAGGCGGTGAGCGAGATCGTGCCGGAAGCCAAGGATGAGGTGAGTTCGGCGCCCAAGACTTCCAAACGTCCGCAAACGCGGCCCCAACGGGCGGCACCTGCGCCTAAGCCAGAGACAGAGACAGAGACAGAGACAGCCAGTAGTAGCACCGCAAGCGCGGTGAACTCGGCGCTGGCGGAAGCCATGGCGGGCGGAGAAAGCGAGGCGTCACAGAGCGGCACCACGGGGCAGAGCGGCGCCGATCCGTTGACGAAAGGCGAAGAAAATGGGCTGATTGACGCCATTTCAGAATGCTGGACAGTCGACCTTGGCGCGGCATCGGGTAAGGTGACGGTGGTGGTGTCGGTTGCGCTTAACCGTGATGGAACGCTGGCGGCGAGCCCGAAGTTTGTATCGGCGCGGGGTGGCGATCAGCGGGCGATTGATGTGGCCTTTCGCAATGCGCGCACGGCGGTGATCTCGTGTGGGCGTGGCGGGTTTGATCTGCCCGAAGAGAAATACGAGAATTGGCGTGAAATTGAG from Rhodobacteraceae bacterium LMO-JJ12 includes:
- the ybgC gene encoding tol-pal system-associated acyl-CoA thioesterase, which gives rise to MIYKLPIRVYYEDTDMAGIVYYANYLRYIERGRSEWVREVGLDQNVMKERDGIVFAVRRIEADYLAPAKLDDELVVETWIESLKPVRMVMGQEVKRGDQVLFRAMVTVICMTTGGKPVRLPKWHEPG
- the tolQ gene encoding protein TolQ, which translates into the protein METETLALVQEIDFSLWALFARATITVKLVMILLIVASFWSWSIIIQKLINYRKAHAEAAKFDRAFWSGEPLDQLFEQIGADPKGQSEKVFAAGMIEWRRSHKPGGELIAGAQARIDRSMDVAIAKQAEGLQRGLPVLATVGSTAPFVGLFGTVVGIMNAFVEIAQQQNTNLAVVAPGIAEALLATALGLLAAIPAVIFYNKLSADSDRIIAGYEAFADEFATILSRQLDS
- the tolR gene encoding protein TolR, whose protein sequence is MGAGVIKSSGAGGGSRRRRRGGRATPMSEINVTPFVDVMLVLLIIFMVAAPLMTVGVPVELPKTAANALPSEAEEPLTVTITAEGAVMVQRTEVAREELLGKLRAIAAERASDRVFLRADGAVSYGEVVQVMGALNRGGFSNIGLVTDAGGPELNEGGN
- a CDS encoding energy transducer TonB; translated protein: MQLGQIISGVGHVGLIGWMLFGGNFLSEPLPFEVTDVAVISTEDFEAMLATQGAPETVTEVAMPEAPAPDSPAAPDVSQSEDTPPEQSEPEVAETPEPDITPEPVTRAPEPAEVQDRPPEITPPPSEDVAVLVPQESARPKARPAERVAPKPVAKPPEPDAQVDPVVRQEADQSQTSETPQPDEKATAPQEAVSEIVPEAKDEVSSAPKTSKRPQTRPQRAAPAPKPETETETETASSSTASAVNSALAEAMAGGESEASQSGTTGQSGADPLTKGEENGLIDAISECWTVDLGAASGKVTVVVSVALNRDGTLAASPKFVSARGGDQRAIDVAFRNARTAVISCGRGGFDLPEEKYENWREIEITFNPEEMRLR